A single genomic interval of Spirosoma linguale DSM 74 harbors:
- a CDS encoding Heparan-alpha-glucosaminide N-acetyltransferase (PFAM: Protein of unknown function DUF2261, transmembrane~KEGG: sbp:Sbal223_3208 hypothetical protein), which translates to MSTLQTPIEPAIAQPTPVKRLLSLDTLRGFDMFWIMGGEEIFHVLAKTTGWAGAILLADQFSHPAWNGFRAYDLIFPLFMFMAGVSTPFSVGSRLDQGTDKAKIARKIISRGLILVVLGIIYNNGLFNRVFEDMRFPSVLGRIGLAGMFAQLIYLYFRPRAQYIWFVGLLLGYWALMMLVPVPGCGAGVLTMECNLASFIDRMLVPGHLYKTIHDPEGLFSTLPAIDNTLLGIFAGTFLRTHGRTGNQKTALLLGAGAAFVLLGWLWDFVFPINKNLWTSSFVLVTGGLSLLLLAVFYWVIDVKGIKRWTFFFTVIGMNSILIYLAGEFIDFEYAARFFFGGLLKQSSSEVVTAVGEVIAFLAVKWAFLYILYKKKVFLRV; encoded by the coding sequence ATGAGTACATTACAGACGCCTATTGAACCGGCTATCGCTCAGCCAACACCCGTTAAACGACTGCTCTCCCTCGATACGCTGCGCGGCTTCGATATGTTCTGGATTATGGGCGGGGAAGAAATCTTTCACGTGCTGGCCAAAACGACCGGCTGGGCGGGGGCTATTCTATTAGCCGATCAGTTTTCGCACCCCGCCTGGAACGGGTTTCGGGCCTACGACCTCATCTTTCCGCTGTTCATGTTCATGGCGGGCGTGTCCACCCCTTTTTCGGTCGGGTCGCGGCTCGATCAGGGAACAGACAAAGCGAAGATTGCCCGCAAGATCATCAGCCGGGGGCTCATTCTGGTTGTGCTGGGCATCATTTACAACAACGGGCTATTTAACCGGGTTTTCGAGGACATGCGTTTCCCAAGTGTACTGGGTCGCATTGGTCTTGCCGGGATGTTTGCCCAATTGATCTACCTGTATTTCCGGCCCCGCGCTCAGTACATCTGGTTCGTGGGACTGTTGCTGGGCTACTGGGCGCTGATGATGCTGGTGCCGGTACCCGGATGTGGGGCGGGGGTACTCACCATGGAATGCAATCTGGCCAGCTTTATCGACCGAATGCTGGTGCCGGGTCATTTGTACAAAACGATTCATGACCCGGAAGGCCTGTTTTCGACACTCCCGGCCATCGACAATACCTTGCTGGGTATTTTTGCCGGTACATTTCTGCGGACGCATGGCAGAACGGGCAATCAGAAAACGGCGCTGCTGCTCGGTGCCGGAGCGGCTTTTGTACTACTCGGCTGGCTTTGGGATTTTGTTTTCCCCATCAACAAAAACCTCTGGACCAGTTCGTTCGTGCTGGTTACGGGTGGATTGAGCCTGTTACTGCTGGCCGTATTCTACTGGGTTATTGACGTAAAAGGTATCAAACGCTGGACGTTTTTCTTCACGGTCATCGGCATGAATTCCATTCTGATTTACCTGGCGGGCGAATTCATCGACTTTGAGTACGCGGCCCGTTTTTTCTTCGGCGGTCTGCTCAAACAGTCATCTTCCGAAGTGGTCACTGCTGTTGGGGAGGTAATTGCCTTTCTGGCCGTCAAATGGGCCTTTTTGTACATACTTTACAAGAAAAAAGTATTCCTGCGGGTGTAA
- a CDS encoding metallophosphoesterase (PFAM: metallophosphoesterase~KEGG: dat:HRM2_13400 putative phosphohydrolase): protein MTKHFLTCLLVLSLSTVWAQLHKDYSPTAYPDRLILGWQGNPATSQSVNWRTDSTVTTAVGAIAEADPSPDFVSSASVVAATTERVVLDGKAVRYHSVHFKNLKPGTQYSYRVGDGTHWSEWFHFRTAQDRPAPFSFLYFGDAQNDIRSLWSRAIRGAYSTLPKANLMIHAGDLITTSNADWQWAEWFEAVGWINGMVPTLATPGNHEYFKDEQGKTQVSRHWRPSFVLPENGPKGLEETTYFFDYQGTRFISLNSQAALLDSAVLRVQADWLRQVLTNNPSRWTVVVHHHPIYSTKQGRDNNEWRERMEPIYKKMGVDLVLQGHDHTYGRGLNMPLGKSRKHPDGPIYVVSVSGPKMYDIGLQDWMDRAASNTQLYQTISIDGDRLSYQSYTVTGEKYDSFELIKNPKGQNTLADQAPALAPERLDLPAEYQKRYKPDQLEEYNNRFKAYKARKQAKKD from the coding sequence ATGACAAAACATTTTCTGACTTGCCTGCTCGTCCTGAGCCTGTCGACGGTTTGGGCGCAGCTCCACAAAGACTATTCGCCAACGGCCTACCCCGACCGGCTCATCCTGGGCTGGCAGGGTAATCCGGCCACATCTCAATCGGTCAACTGGCGCACCGACTCGACCGTTACAACCGCCGTGGGAGCCATTGCCGAAGCCGACCCCTCGCCCGATTTCGTCAGCAGCGCTTCGGTCGTGGCCGCCACCACCGAGCGGGTTGTTCTCGACGGAAAAGCGGTTCGGTATCATTCGGTACATTTTAAAAACCTGAAGCCGGGAACGCAGTACAGTTATCGCGTGGGCGATGGCACCCACTGGAGCGAATGGTTTCACTTCAGAACGGCGCAAGACCGGCCCGCGCCGTTTTCTTTTTTGTATTTCGGCGATGCGCAGAACGACATCCGATCGCTATGGTCACGCGCCATCCGGGGGGCTTATTCAACCCTGCCGAAAGCGAATCTGATGATTCATGCGGGCGACCTGATCACCACCTCCAACGCCGACTGGCAATGGGCAGAGTGGTTCGAAGCGGTAGGCTGGATCAACGGCATGGTGCCCACCCTGGCAACGCCCGGCAACCACGAGTATTTTAAGGATGAACAGGGAAAGACCCAGGTATCCCGTCACTGGCGCCCCTCATTCGTACTGCCCGAAAACGGCCCAAAGGGGCTGGAAGAAACCACCTACTTTTTTGATTACCAGGGCACCCGGTTTATTTCCTTAAATTCACAGGCGGCTCTGCTTGATTCGGCCGTACTAAGGGTTCAGGCCGACTGGCTCAGGCAGGTATTGACCAACAACCCCAGCCGCTGGACGGTCGTCGTACACCATCACCCCATTTATTCTACAAAGCAGGGACGTGATAACAATGAATGGCGCGAGCGGATGGAGCCGATTTATAAAAAAATGGGCGTCGACCTTGTTTTGCAGGGACATGACCACACGTACGGCCGGGGGCTGAACATGCCGCTGGGCAAGAGTCGAAAACACCCAGATGGCCCCATTTATGTGGTGTCGGTTAGCGGCCCTAAAATGTACGACATCGGTTTGCAGGACTGGATGGACCGGGCGGCCTCCAACACCCAATTGTACCAGACGATCTCGATAGACGGCGACAGACTGTCGTATCAGTCCTATACCGTGACGGGTGAGAAATACGATTCGTTTGAGCTGATCAAAAACCCCAAAGGGCAAAATACCCTCGCCGATCAGGCTCCGGCGCTGGCTCCCGAACGGCTCGATCTGCCGGCAGAGTACCAGAAACGATACAAACCCGACCAGCTGGAGGAATACAATAATCGTTTTAAGGCGTACAAAGCCCGAAAACAGGCAAAAAAAGACTAA
- a CDS encoding glycerophosphoryl diester phosphodiesterase (PFAM: glycerophosphoryl diester phosphodiesterase~KEGG: atc:AGR_L_1291 glycerophosphoryl diester phosphodiesterase), whose amino-acid sequence MKRVLKRLMPGLLLGWFIGFTPAWSQSPGMDSIPYFRNSLATHHNMGVSAHRGASPAAPENTLATFRLALQMQVDYIEIDVRTTKDGKLVILHDGTLNRTTNGTGPVSEQTLADLKKLSAANGMNDAFKAEQIPTLDEVCQLLADWNARHPAKTNLYVDCKDVAPEPLVAVLTRYGLLTNAVFYGSDEKLLALKNAAPRARLMPGLKRADQMAAKIATLHPYAFDVSWPALSEALAGQIHQQNIKVFSDLLDGFDTPVEYQKAVHFGVDVIQTDQVLQVYRTLAAKPTH is encoded by the coding sequence ATGAAACGAGTGCTAAAACGCCTGATGCCGGGATTACTGCTCGGGTGGTTCATTGGATTTACCCCCGCCTGGAGCCAGTCGCCGGGAATGGACTCGATCCCCTATTTCCGAAACAGTCTGGCGACCCACCACAACATGGGCGTTTCGGCGCACCGGGGAGCATCTCCGGCAGCCCCAGAAAACACACTGGCCACGTTCAGGCTGGCGCTGCAAATGCAGGTCGATTACATCGAGATTGATGTTCGAACGACGAAAGACGGTAAGCTGGTGATTTTGCACGACGGCACGCTCAACCGCACCACCAACGGAACCGGCCCGGTCAGCGAACAGACACTGGCTGACCTGAAAAAACTATCGGCCGCCAACGGTATGAATGATGCATTTAAAGCCGAACAGATTCCAACCCTTGACGAAGTTTGCCAGTTGCTGGCCGACTGGAATGCCCGGCACCCGGCAAAAACCAACCTGTATGTCGATTGCAAAGACGTAGCCCCGGAGCCGCTGGTGGCCGTCCTGACGCGCTATGGGTTACTTACCAATGCCGTTTTTTATGGGTCCGACGAAAAATTGCTGGCACTGAAAAACGCAGCACCGAGAGCCAGGCTTATGCCTGGTCTGAAACGGGCCGACCAGATGGCGGCTAAAATCGCCACTCTGCATCCGTATGCGTTCGACGTAAGCTGGCCCGCCCTGAGCGAAGCCTTGGCTGGCCAAATTCATCAGCAAAACATAAAGGTATTTTCCGATCTGCTGGACGGATTTGATACTCCCGTTGAGTACCAAAAAGCAGTTCACTTCGGCGTAGACGTCATCCAAACGGATCAGGTGCTTCAGGTCTATAGAACTCTGGCGGCTAAACCAACCCACTAA